A window of Danaus plexippus chromosome 12, MEX_DaPlex, whole genome shotgun sequence contains these coding sequences:
- the LOC116772543 gene encoding U3 small nucleolar RNA-associated protein 6 homolog, whose protein sequence is MAEQVNQRIEGMINELEQMRRTNLYEDDEIREISRKRKEFEYKIQRRIKEKSDFVQYIAFELALLEDISLRRKQAKLGEKKKDIEYAIAKRLNKVFKQFIFRFQNDIAIYFEYIKFCQAVGFDYAVSAIIDQMLRVHGDKPKTWQLASKWESKEQNNLENARNFLLKGIHRHPNSDILYLDLFDIELMIAFKTEDETEKAKNFKRADVVWRNGMKNIPDVNYLFKLCDISLKYGVNEDISNSIKQEIWNRRSEKRVWSYIASKELEGYHWKDIEEYVSEEFSYSKELNYYIAVYEEALMQFPDENLSTMYIHGLLGLKDNLCTDLQKICAVKQAWFFSHENGLLSNDMYVFGIKMLKLEGEITETQLNEVLDTALAKNPLYRYLWEEKILLHKNDEDVILKTLKDATKILKTDDVRCLWNFVFDNIESHMVFKNCYSKLQSCESVVFMTLKPTLLKKMYEHNGLKAARQVYEECIRTPPTQEEVHSIMIDIEMNQEKPSLKNVRKCYEALVQHHGKSNIKVWMDYINFEQKYGNAQAVPSIHRRAIGMLDKNSVDDFIKAQTLAKLN, encoded by the exons ATGGCTGAACAAGTAAATCAACGTATAGAAGGTATGATAAATGAGTTGGAGCAAATGCGTAGAACTAATCTTTACGAGGACGATGAAATAAG agaaATTTCCCGTAAACGAAAGgagtttgaatataaaatacaacgaAGAATTAAAGAGAAAAGCGACTTTGTTCAATACATTGCATTTGAATTGGCTCTTCTAGAAGATATTTCTCTTAGAAGGAAACAAGCAAAGTTGGGGGAAAAGAAGAAAGATATTGAATATGCCATTGCTAAGAGactaaataaagttttcaaacaatttatatttcgttttcaAAATGACATAGCTATTTACTTTGAGTACATAAAATTCTGCCAAGCTGTTGGATTTGATTATGCGGTTTCTGCTATTATTGACCAAATGTTGAGA gtaCATGGTGATAAGCCCAAAACATGGCAGTTGGCAAGCAAATGGGAAAGCAAGGAACAGAACAATCTAGAAAATGCTagaaattttttacttaaaggCATTCATAGACATCCCAATTctgatatattatacttaGACCTTTTTGATATCGAACTTATGATTGCTTTTAAAACTGAAGATGAAAcagaaaaa gcaaaaaatttcaaaagggCCGATGTTGTATGGAGAAATGGAATGAAGAACATTCCggatgttaattatttatttaaattatgtgatATATCATTGAAGTATGGCGTTAACGAGGACATATCCAATTCTATAAAGCAAGAAATATGGAACAGAAGATCTGAAAAGCGAGTTTGGTCGTACATTGCTTCTAAAGAATTGgag GGATATCATTGGAAAGATATTGAGGAGTATGTGAGTGAAGAGTTCAGTTATTCAAAAGAATTGAACTATTATATAGCTGTGTATGAGGAAGCTTTAATGCAG tttCCAGATGAAAATCTATCAACTATGTACATTCATGGGTTACTCGGTTTAAAGGATAATTTGTGTAcagatttacaaaaaatttgtgCCGTCAAACAAGCATGGTTCTTCAGTCACGAGAATGGGTTGTTGAGTAAtgatatgtatgtttttggtataaaaatgttaaagttaGAAGGCGAGATTACTGAAACTCAATTAAATGAG GTTCTGGATACAGCATTGGCTAAAAATCCgctttatagatatttatgggaagagaaaattttgttacacaaaaatgaTGAAGATGTAATTCTAAAAACACTAAAAGATgccacaaaaattttaaaaactgatgATGTTAGATGTCTTtggaattttgtttttgataatattgagTCACATATGGTT TTTAAGAATTGTTATTCTAAGCTACAGTCATGTGAAAGTGTTGTATTTATGACTCTCAAACCCACACTCTTAAAGAAGATGTATGAACACAATGGATTAAAGGCGGCACGGCAAGTTTACGAAGAGTGTATAAGAACCCCTCCCACACAAGAAGAAGTACATAGCATAATGATTGACATTGAAATGAATCAAGAAAAACCATCACTCAAGAATGTAAGAAAATGCTATGAAGCCCTAGTTCAACATCATGGCAagagtaatattaaagtttggATGGACTACATAAACTTTGAACAAAAGTATGGAAATGCCCAAGCTGTGCCTTCCATTCATAGGAGGGCTATAGGAATGTTGGATAAAAATTCTGTCGATGATTTTATCAAAGCTCAAACGCtagcaaaattaaattga
- the LOC116772544 gene encoding mitochondrial carrier homolog 2-like, which translates to MDEIEKEKIAALPSQLLITTVCHPMEYAKVLIQLGYEPLPPRRSTTLFGRPAMILPNVFQYIKFIKKSDGFFGCYRGLSARVLGLIASSQLTSKVIFACGIDLPEINDPPNIITDEEPKLEDHYKLGRRDMIMHTASVVVSYPFHVVSVRMMASFIGKEEDYSSLLGAIVSIYRDDGILGFFHGIVPKLVGDLTCVAVTGILTYYVNKYLVKTKDLRFYTQPLLTFITSTITYPLVVVSTCMAVAGSSLRAGRPPLMPAYPSWQSCWRDPAQKQAT; encoded by the coding sequence ATGGACgaaattgaaaaagaaaaaattgcaGCATTGCCCTCTCAATTACTGATTACAACAGTATGTCATCCAATGGAATATGCAAAAGTACTTATTCAACTGGGGTACGAGCCCTTACCACCACGGCGATCAACGACTCTTTTCGGCCGGCCTGCCATGATATTACCTAATGTCTTTCAGTACATAAAGTTTATCAAAAAATCGGATGGATTTTTCGGATGCTATAGAGGTTTATCTGCAAGGGTACTCGGACTTATAGCTTCTAGTCAACTAACTTCCAAGGTAATTTTTGCCTGTGGTATCGACCTGCCTGAAATCAACGACCCTCCAAACATCATAACAGACGAGGAACCTAAACTAGAAGATCACTACAAACTTGGACGTCGGGATATGATCATGCATACCGCGTCTGTAGTAGTGTCATATCCATTCCATGTTGTGTCAGTTAGGATGATGGCATCATTTATTGGTAAAGAGGAAGACTACAGCTCCCTATTGGGTGCTATTGTTTCCATATATCGTGATGACGGAATTCTCGGATTCTTCCATGGAATTGTGCCTAAGCTTGTTGGCGATTTAACCTGTGTGGCTGTCACTGGTATACTGACCTACTAtgtcaacaaatatttggttaaaactaaagatctaagattttataCACAACCACTGCTGACATTTATAACTAGTACCATCACCTATCCTCTAGTGGTTGTGTCAACATGTATGGCTGTTGCCGGAAGTAGTCTCCGAGCTGGTAGACCTCCTTTGATGCCAGCGTACCCATCCTGGCAGTCTTGCTGGAGAGATCCTGCTCAAAAACAAGCAACATAA